A window from Halomicrobium urmianum encodes these proteins:
- a CDS encoding Glu/Leu/Phe/Val family dehydrogenase has translation MAEEANPFESLQEQIDEAAQYLDVDEGMLERLKNPERILETNLSVEMDDGSIEVFRAFRSQFNGDRGPYKGGIRYHPQVSRDEVKALSGWMVYKTATVGIPLGGGKGGIIIDPDEYSESELERITRAFAKELTPLIGVDKDVPAPDVNTGQREMNWIKDTYETIENTTEPGVITGKNLSSGGSEGRVEATGRSTVIAAREAFEYLDKDIHQATVAVQGYGNAGWITAKLIEEMGATVVAASDSSGGIYNEHGFDAVAAKEHKRETGSVVGFEGAQEEISNEELLQLDVDLLVPAALENAIDAEVAEGVQADVISEAANGPITPEGDDVLEDKDVLVVPDILANAGGVTVSYFEWVQNRQRFYWDEETVNERLEDIIVNQFDTLTDAYEEHDLPSMRVAAYVVAIQRVVESAEQSGVWP, from the coding sequence ATGGCAGAAGAGGCCAACCCGTTCGAGAGCCTACAGGAACAAATCGACGAGGCGGCACAGTACCTGGACGTCGACGAGGGGATGCTGGAGCGCCTGAAGAACCCCGAGCGCATCCTGGAAACTAACCTCTCCGTGGAGATGGACGACGGGTCCATCGAGGTGTTCCGCGCGTTCCGCTCGCAGTTCAACGGCGACCGCGGCCCCTACAAGGGCGGTATCCGCTACCACCCGCAGGTCAGCCGCGACGAGGTCAAGGCGCTGTCCGGCTGGATGGTGTACAAGACGGCGACCGTCGGCATCCCGCTCGGCGGCGGCAAGGGCGGCATCATCATCGACCCCGACGAGTACTCCGAGAGCGAACTCGAGCGCATCACGCGCGCCTTCGCGAAGGAACTGACTCCGCTGATCGGGGTAGACAAGGACGTTCCCGCGCCCGACGTCAACACGGGCCAGCGGGAGATGAACTGGATCAAGGACACCTACGAGACGATCGAGAACACGACCGAGCCCGGCGTCATCACCGGCAAAAACCTCTCCAGCGGCGGGAGCGAGGGTCGCGTCGAGGCGACCGGTCGCTCGACCGTCATCGCCGCCCGCGAGGCCTTCGAGTACCTCGACAAGGACATCCACCAGGCCACCGTCGCCGTCCAGGGCTACGGGAACGCCGGCTGGATCACCGCGAAGCTCATCGAGGAGATGGGCGCGACCGTCGTCGCCGCCTCCGACTCCAGCGGCGGCATCTACAACGAGCACGGCTTCGACGCGGTCGCCGCCAAGGAGCACAAGCGCGAGACGGGAAGCGTCGTTGGCTTCGAGGGCGCACAGGAGGAGATCAGCAACGAGGAGCTCCTCCAGCTCGACGTCGACCTGCTCGTGCCCGCCGCGCTGGAGAACGCCATCGACGCCGAGGTCGCCGAGGGCGTCCAGGCCGACGTCATCTCCGAGGCCGCCAACGGCCCGATCACGCCCGAGGGCGACGACGTGCTGGAGGACAAGGACGTCCTCGTCGTCCCGGACATCCTGGCCAACGCCGGCGGCGTCACCGTCTCCTACTTCGAGTGGGTCCAGAACCGCCAGCGCTTCTACTGGGACGAGGAGACGGTCAACGAGCGCCTGGAGGACATCATCGTCAACCAGTTCGACACCCTGACCGACGCCTACGAGGAACACGACCTGCCGAGCATGCGCGTCGCCGCGTACGTCGTCGCGATCCAGCGCGTCGTCGAGTCGGCCGAGCAGTCCGGCGTCTGGCCCTAG
- the gltB gene encoding glutamate synthase large subunit produces the protein MVERHDSGESGGGPGLADPTDARSNCGVGAIMDLDGGSHNWVVQDGIELLENLEHRGTTGAEENTGDGAGIMLQIPHEFFRDELDVDLPAPGDYAVGTLFLPKDDADAKAGLKAFVEDKLAEEGLGVLAWRSVPTDNSDLGATALESEPDVVQVFVESATGASGDEFDRQLYVGRRVLENAVEDERPAGHERFYVCSLDSETVVYKGLLKAEQLPRYFPELTDERLRSTFALVHARFSTNTLGAWHLAHPYRNVVHNGEFNTIQGNINWMRARETDIAHEQFDDEVEKIKPIIDDPEQSDTASVDNALELLLRGGRNLPHALRMLVPEAWRGEMNDVTGDRRDFYDYHASLVEPWDGPALVAATDGDRIGAVLDRNGLRPCRYDVLEDDTLVMASEAGALDNAPEEISERGRLKPGQCFLADPEEGRVIPDEEVFEDITDDRYSEWVDEQQVALDDVVDRETDAPLDEVDSLRSYQATYGYTYDEVDHLIQPMAQQGKDPVGSMGDDTPLSVLSQFNRPLFTYFKQLFAQVTNPPLDYIREELVTSLESRLGYQRNLLDESEEHARQLVLDSPILTDEETAAVKELGSSEDAPANQNSQSSGDLDENGMSTAVVDVTYEAGTDLREAVETVRDEATEAAREHDVVVLSDRATGPDRVPIPSLLAVGGVHHHLVRNGLRNHVGLVVESGDPRTVHHFATLIGYGAGAVNPYLAYQTIEDLVAGPDGAELEQAIAAYVTAVEDGLLKTMAKMGISTVESYQGAQIFEAVGLSSDFVAEYFEGTTCRTEGIGIEEIEDDLLQRHEVAWRDEEPEMNRTGEYEFRSDGIHHQWNPDTVGKLQQAVRTGDYGTYEEFAEQINDQQQNLQTLRGLLEFDGEEREPIPVEDVEPVEDVAQRFETAAMSLGSLSPEMHENNAIAMNRLGSNANTGEGGEPPERFGTEKECGVKQVASGRFGVTSEYLSSAEELQIKMAQGSKPGEGGHLPGKKVNEMIAHVRYATPGVGLISPPPLHDIYSIEDLKQLIHDLKAANPEADVNVKLVSEDGIGTIAAGVAKANADVVHISGHSGGTGASPKTSIKNAGLPWELGLAEANQMLRATGLRSRIRVTTDGGMKTGRDVAVAALLGAEGYVFGTASLVTSGCVMARQCHENTCPVGVATQDEDLRDRFPGEPQHVVNYMTFIAQELREIMAELGFETLDEMIGRADLLDQRDDLKDPKARKLDLSAVLAEPEGDDDSIKTREQTHDIDEQLDWDLLDQAEPALEDGEPVTIDAAVDNVDRAVGATLSNRISREYGGDGLPDDTIQIDFDGTAGQSFGAFLQGGVTMNLVGTANDYVGKGLSGGKLIVRTPEEAAYDPAENVLIGNVALYGATQGEAYVNGVAGERFAVRNSGVKGVVEGVGDHGCEYMTGGAVVVLGDTGKNFAAGMSGGVAYVYDPEGDFEEQANTGMVSLSRTLEEKDRQMVTRLVENHATYTGSERAKALLDDWEAALDDFVTVMPDAYAEVIQEREGDDVRTEPPASATAGTDGASTDFAASTDD, from the coding sequence ATGGTTGAGCGACACGACAGCGGCGAGTCCGGCGGCGGCCCCGGGCTCGCGGATCCGACCGACGCCCGGTCGAACTGCGGGGTCGGTGCCATCATGGACCTCGACGGCGGGTCCCACAACTGGGTCGTACAGGACGGGATCGAGCTCCTCGAGAACCTCGAACACCGCGGGACGACCGGCGCCGAGGAGAACACCGGCGACGGCGCCGGGATCATGCTCCAGATTCCCCACGAGTTCTTCCGGGACGAACTGGACGTCGACCTCCCCGCGCCCGGCGACTACGCCGTCGGCACGCTCTTTCTCCCGAAGGACGACGCGGACGCGAAGGCCGGCCTGAAGGCGTTCGTCGAGGACAAGCTGGCCGAGGAAGGACTGGGCGTGCTCGCGTGGCGGTCGGTTCCCACGGACAACTCGGACCTCGGAGCGACGGCTCTGGAGTCCGAGCCCGACGTGGTTCAGGTGTTCGTCGAGTCCGCCACCGGCGCGTCCGGCGACGAGTTCGACCGCCAGCTGTACGTCGGCCGCCGCGTCCTCGAGAACGCCGTCGAGGACGAGCGGCCCGCCGGCCACGAGCGCTTCTACGTCTGCTCGCTGGACAGCGAGACTGTCGTCTACAAGGGCCTGCTCAAGGCCGAACAGCTCCCCCGATACTTCCCGGAACTGACCGACGAGCGGCTGCGCTCTACCTTCGCCCTCGTCCACGCGCGCTTCTCGACGAACACGCTCGGCGCGTGGCACCTCGCCCACCCGTACCGCAACGTCGTCCACAACGGCGAGTTCAACACCATCCAGGGCAACATCAACTGGATGCGGGCCCGCGAGACGGACATCGCCCACGAGCAGTTTGACGACGAGGTCGAGAAGATCAAGCCGATCATCGACGACCCCGAGCAGTCCGACACCGCCAGCGTCGACAACGCGCTGGAACTGCTCCTCCGTGGGGGGCGCAACCTACCCCACGCCCTGCGGATGCTCGTCCCAGAGGCCTGGCGCGGCGAGATGAACGACGTCACCGGCGACCGCCGGGACTTCTACGACTACCACGCCTCGCTGGTCGAGCCCTGGGACGGCCCCGCGCTGGTGGCGGCGACCGACGGCGACCGCATCGGCGCCGTTCTCGACCGCAACGGCCTGCGCCCCTGCCGGTACGACGTGCTGGAGGACGACACGCTCGTGATGGCTTCCGAGGCCGGCGCGCTGGACAACGCGCCCGAGGAGATCAGCGAGCGCGGCCGCCTCAAGCCGGGCCAGTGCTTCCTCGCCGACCCCGAGGAGGGCCGGGTCATCCCCGACGAGGAAGTCTTCGAGGACATCACCGACGACAGGTACAGCGAGTGGGTCGACGAGCAACAGGTCGCCCTCGACGACGTCGTCGACCGCGAGACCGACGCGCCCCTCGACGAGGTCGACTCCCTGCGCTCCTATCAGGCCACCTACGGCTACACCTACGACGAGGTCGACCACCTCATCCAGCCGATGGCCCAGCAGGGCAAGGACCCCGTCGGGTCGATGGGCGACGACACGCCACTCTCCGTCCTCTCGCAGTTCAACCGGCCGCTGTTCACCTACTTCAAGCAGCTGTTCGCTCAGGTCACCAACCCGCCGCTCGACTACATCCGCGAGGAACTGGTCACGTCGCTGGAGTCGCGGCTGGGCTACCAGCGCAACCTGCTGGACGAGAGCGAGGAGCACGCCCGACAGCTCGTGCTGGACTCGCCCATCCTCACCGACGAGGAGACGGCGGCCGTCAAGGAGCTTGGGTCATCTGAGGATGCCCCCGCAAACCAGAACTCGCAGAGTTCTGGTGACCTCGACGAGAACGGCATGTCGACGGCGGTCGTCGACGTCACCTACGAGGCGGGCACCGACCTCCGCGAGGCCGTAGAGACCGTCCGCGATGAGGCCACCGAGGCCGCCCGCGAGCACGACGTCGTCGTCCTCTCGGACCGGGCGACCGGTCCCGATCGGGTGCCGATCCCGAGCCTGCTGGCCGTCGGCGGGGTCCACCACCACCTCGTCCGCAACGGCCTGCGAAACCACGTCGGCCTCGTCGTCGAATCGGGCGACCCGCGGACCGTTCACCACTTCGCGACGCTGATCGGCTACGGCGCGGGCGCGGTCAACCCCTACCTCGCCTACCAGACCATCGAGGACCTCGTGGCCGGCCCCGACGGCGCCGAACTGGAGCAGGCCATCGCCGCGTACGTCACCGCCGTCGAGGACGGCCTCCTGAAGACGATGGCCAAGATGGGCATCTCCACGGTCGAGAGCTACCAGGGCGCCCAGATCTTCGAGGCCGTCGGCCTCTCCTCGGACTTCGTCGCCGAGTACTTCGAGGGGACCACCTGCCGCACCGAGGGCATCGGCATCGAGGAGATCGAGGACGACCTCCTGCAGCGCCACGAGGTCGCCTGGAGAGACGAGGAGCCCGAGATGAATCGGACCGGCGAGTACGAGTTCCGCTCCGACGGCATCCACCACCAGTGGAACCCGGACACGGTCGGCAAGCTCCAGCAGGCCGTTCGGACCGGCGACTACGGGACCTACGAGGAGTTCGCCGAGCAGATCAACGACCAGCAGCAGAACCTCCAGACCCTGCGGGGGCTACTGGAGTTCGACGGCGAGGAGCGCGAGCCCATCCCGGTCGAGGATGTCGAGCCCGTCGAGGACGTCGCCCAGCGCTTCGAGACGGCGGCGATGAGCCTCGGGTCGCTCTCGCCGGAGATGCACGAGAACAACGCCATCGCGATGAACCGGCTCGGTTCCAACGCCAACACCGGCGAGGGCGGCGAGCCCCCCGAACGGTTCGGCACCGAGAAGGAGTGCGGCGTCAAGCAGGTGGCGTCCGGCCGCTTCGGCGTCACCAGCGAGTACCTCTCCTCGGCCGAGGAGCTACAGATCAAGATGGCCCAGGGCTCCAAGCCCGGCGAGGGCGGCCACCTGCCCGGCAAGAAGGTCAACGAGATGATCGCCCACGTCCGGTACGCGACGCCCGGGGTCGGGCTCATCTCGCCGCCGCCGCTGCACGACATCTACTCCATCGAGGACCTCAAGCAGCTGATCCACGACCTGAAAGCGGCGAATCCGGAGGCGGACGTCAACGTCAAGCTCGTCTCGGAGGACGGCATCGGCACCATCGCGGCCGGCGTCGCCAAGGCCAACGCCGACGTGGTACACATCTCCGGTCACTCCGGCGGCACCGGCGCCTCGCCGAAGACCTCGATCAAGAACGCCGGCCTGCCCTGGGAACTGGGCCTCGCCGAGGCCAACCAGATGCTCCGGGCGACCGGCCTGCGCTCGCGCATCCGCGTGACCACCGACGGCGGCATGAAGACCGGTCGCGACGTGGCCGTCGCCGCCCTGCTGGGCGCCGAGGGGTACGTCTTCGGCACGGCCTCGCTGGTCACATCGGGCTGCGTCATGGCCCGCCAGTGCCACGAGAACACCTGCCCGGTCGGCGTCGCCACGCAGGACGAGGACCTGCGCGACCGGTTCCCCGGCGAGCCCCAGCACGTCGTCAACTACATGACCTTCATCGCGCAGGAGCTGCGAGAGATCATGGCCGAACTCGGCTTCGAGACCCTCGACGAGATGATCGGGCGGGCCGACCTGCTCGACCAGCGCGACGATCTCAAGGACCCCAAGGCCCGGAAGCTCGACCTGTCCGCGGTGCTGGCCGAGCCCGAGGGCGACGACGACTCGATCAAGACCCGCGAGCAGACCCACGATATCGACGAGCAGCTCGACTGGGATCTGCTCGACCAGGCCGAACCGGCCCTCGAGGACGGCGAGCCCGTCACTATCGACGCCGCCGTCGACAACGTGGACCGCGCGGTCGGCGCGACCCTGTCAAACCGCATCTCCCGCGAGTACGGCGGCGACGGCCTCCCCGACGACACGATCCAGATCGACTTCGACGGCACCGCCGGCCAGTCGTTCGGCGCCTTCCTCCAGGGCGGCGTCACGATGAACCTGGTCGGCACCGCCAACGACTACGTCGGCAAGGGGCTCTCAGGCGGCAAACTGATCGTCCGCACGCCCGAGGAGGCCGCCTACGACCCGGCCGAGAACGTCCTGATCGGCAACGTCGCGCTGTACGGCGCGACCCAGGGCGAGGCCTACGTCAACGGCGTGGCCGGCGAGCGCTTCGCCGTCCGCAACTCCGGCGTGAAAGGCGTCGTCGAGGGCGTCGGCGACCACGGTTGCGAGTACATGACCGGCGGCGCCGTCGTCGTGCTGGGCGACACTGGGAAGAACTTCGCGGCCGGCATGTCCGGCGGCGTCGCCTACGTCTACGACCCCGAGGGCGACTTCGAGGAGCAGGCCAACACCGGCATGGTCTCGCTGTCCCGGACGCTCGAGGAGAAGGACCGCCAGATGGTCACTCGCCTCGTCGAGAACCACGCTACTTACACCGGCTCCGAGCGCGCGAAGGCGCTGCTAGACGACTGGGAGGCCGCGCTCGACGACTTCGTGACGGTGATGCCCGACGCGTACGCCGAGGTCATTCAGGAGCGCGAAGGCGACGACGTGCGCACCGAACCGCCCGCCTCGGCCACCGCGGGCACGGACGGTGCCAGCACCGACTTCGCGGCCTCGACCGACGACTGA
- a CDS encoding NAD(P)-dependent glycerol-1-phosphate dehydrogenase, with amino-acid sequence MFDKHTWIRLPRNVVVGHGALDQAVDAVEDVHLSGRPLVVASPTPYEVAGRRVVAEFEERGADPAEVVIEEATFGAVERVIEAAEEADAGFLLGVGGGKAIDVAKMAADDLNLGFVSVPTAASHDGIVSGRGSVPEGDTRHSVASEPPLAVIADTEVIAESPWRLTTAGCADIISNYTAVRDWQLAHRLKNVTYSEYAGALSQMTAEMLVESAGSIKRGLEESAWIVVKALVSSGVAMSIAGSSRPASGAEHLFSHQLDRIAPDPGLHGHQVGVGAIMTEYLHTGANGQWSDVRDALAAIGAPTTAAELGIDEATVIEALTTAHEIRDRYTVLGDGMSEPAAREAATVTGVI; translated from the coding sequence ATGTTCGACAAACACACCTGGATCCGCCTGCCGCGTAACGTGGTCGTGGGCCACGGCGCGCTCGATCAGGCGGTCGACGCCGTCGAGGACGTCCACCTCTCCGGGCGGCCGCTGGTGGTGGCCAGCCCGACCCCCTACGAGGTGGCCGGCCGGCGCGTCGTCGCCGAGTTCGAAGAGCGGGGCGCGGATCCGGCCGAGGTGGTGATCGAGGAGGCCACGTTCGGGGCCGTCGAGCGGGTCATCGAGGCCGCCGAGGAGGCCGACGCGGGCTTTCTCCTCGGCGTCGGCGGCGGCAAGGCCATCGACGTCGCGAAGATGGCCGCCGACGACCTGAACCTGGGGTTCGTCTCGGTGCCGACGGCGGCGAGCCACGACGGCATCGTCTCGGGCCGGGGTTCGGTCCCGGAAGGCGATACCCGCCACAGCGTCGCCTCGGAGCCGCCGCTGGCCGTCATCGCCGACACGGAGGTCATCGCGGAGTCCCCCTGGCGGCTCACGACGGCGGGGTGTGCGGACATCATCTCCAACTACACCGCCGTCCGCGACTGGCAGCTGGCCCACCGGCTGAAGAACGTCACCTACTCCGAGTACGCCGGCGCGCTCTCGCAGATGACCGCCGAGATGCTCGTCGAGAGCGCCGGCTCGATCAAGCGGGGCCTGGAGGAATCTGCCTGGATCGTGGTGAAGGCGCTGGTCTCCTCGGGCGTCGCGATGTCCATCGCAGGCTCCTCGCGCCCCGCGTCCGGCGCCGAGCACCTCTTCTCTCACCAGCTGGACCGCATCGCACCGGACCCGGGCCTGCACGGTCATCAGGTCGGCGTCGGCGCGATCATGACCGAGTACCTCCACACCGGAGCGAACGGCCAGTGGTCGGACGTCCGCGACGCGCTGGCGGCCATCGGCGCGCCGACGACGGCAGCGGAACTCGGCATCGACGAGGCGACGGTGATCGAGGCGCTGACGACGGCCCACGAGATCCGCGACCGCTACACCGTCCTCGGTGACGGCATGAGCGAACCGGCCGCCCGCGAGGCCGCGACGGTCACCGGCGTGATCTAG